ATCCAGGTCATAAGACGGAGGCTGGGGATTTCTGACCCCGGTATATCCAATGCGCTTGTATAATAATCCAGACAATCCCGGAATACCCCTCCCGTAAAGGTGTCGGGGTCAAGCATTTCACGATAACAGTCTCCGTATGTGATTGATTTCGGCGCGCCCCGAAGAATAAAACCGGCGCGCGTCAGAAAAAATATTAAATCCAGCGCCGGAATACCGTGTAATCGGGAAAACTCCCAATCGATTACGCCGAGTTTGCTTTCAGAATCCACTAGAATATTTTGTGGTCCAAAATCTCTATGCTCACAAACAAGGCAGGGGATGTTAAAATCGCCGAGAATATGAATAGTTTGGTCCATGAAATGAGAGTCTATGATCTTGGCCGCCGATGAATTAATATCGGATAAAACCGAATGTACCATTTTTTCCCGCCAATCCTCAGGAGGCCTGGTTTTTGTGCTTTTGGCCAATTCCACGAGCCAGAGGGTAGTTAATCGAGCAAGCTCAGGAAAACTGTCTTTGTTTAGTACGGAAGCAAGCAGTGCTCCGTTTATAACTGTCTGAACATTCACGTGCGCGTCCGTGGTGTGGTTTGAAAATAATATCCTCGGAATTCCTTCAATATTTTTGTATTTTTCGTTTATTGTCTTAAGCACATTGCTCTCCATATTAAGCTGAGAAGCGGATTCTTCGGTTCTGGATATTTTAACAACTAACGAGGGATCGTAATTCAGCCCGTAAAAAACAATTAAAAGAATTTTATATAATTCATCTATGCCCCCGGTAATCATAAGGACCGAAAGCCTATCGCGTTCTTTATAGCCGACTTCATTCCGATTGTTCCGGATTCTTACGCGCGGACTTACAAGATCATTCTCAACGCTTAAGCAATCTTTGAGCGCTTTAACAGGAATCCCCGCAAGTTTATTTGCAGTTAATTTCTCTCCAGGTTTAGAACAGATTGAACATATGGAGAATTTTTTCAACCCTGAGCTTAAAAGCCATGGATATGACAGAAAGGGCTGAGGAAATAATTTCCAAGAAAGTCTGCGAACGGACTTACCCAGCCACTCGAGGAATCTCTTTCGAGAAATTTGAGTATTAGCTTTCGTCAGGAACTCGATAGCTCCCGGGGCATCTAAAGGAATCCAGACTTTAGGTATAGACTTTGAGGGGTCGGGTTTCGGCAGATAAAGAAAGACACTTTCGAATCCAAATTTGCTTAATCTTTCCTCTATAACCGCAGGCTTGGTAAATTGATTGACAGTCCATTCCGCATAGAAATCTCCGCCAGGTTTTAGACTGGAAAAAGCTGATTCAAGGGTTGCATCGTCGGGGTTGACTGCAACAAACAAGTCGCAACTATTTACGTCACGATTAGACGCAGGCTCAACAACCGAACCAGAAATTAATTCAACGGCACCGGATAACAAACCACCTGCTAAACAGATACTTTTTTCCGGGTCGGGATTAGACAGCAAAAACCGGAAATCAGACCTCTGAAGAATTTGATCTTGAGATTTTTCCGAAAAATTTTCTCTTTCAACCTTAATTGCGACCTTACCTCCGACATACAGGAAACACTCAAGAAGCAAAATTCAGCTTTTTTAACCCTCACCAAAAATCTGTAACGCGAAAATTAGAGATTTCTGACCCTCTGGAATGTTTTCCGCGTACTCTTTCCGGCACTGAGTTATGCAAAGCCGAACCGGGCCTGAACTCGTTGCAGTTCTTACCCCAAGTTTCCACCGTTTCACTTGCGGAGTCAAGCGATGGAGGCCGGTATATTCGTAGAGAATCTTACAGATACTTAATTCCTGTTGTAGAACCTAATTTTAAGCTCTTAATCACGAGGCGTTTTTGGGTACCTGTTTCTCCCTTTATTTCCCGCAACGCCGCATGTATTCTAACACTCTAAAGTTGGCAGAACCTGTATTCGAGGACTTAGCTTCTTCACAGCGAAACAATAATGACTGAGAATTTCTTTATCGTCGACGCGCATGAGGACATAGCGTTTCATCTCAATTACTTCAAGAGGGATTTTGTAGCCCCCGAGAAGCCCTGCATGATTACCCTTCCGTGGCTGGTTGAGGGGAACGTCAAGCTCGTGTTCAATACGATTTTCGTACACCCGAAGCTCAAACC
The DNA window shown above is from Deltaproteobacteria bacterium and carries:
- a CDS encoding aminoglycoside phosphotransferase family protein — encoded protein: MITGGIDELYKILLIVFYGLNYDPSLVVKISRTEESASQLNMESNVLKTINEKYKNIEGIPRILFSNHTTDAHVNVQTVINGALLASVLNKDSFPELARLTTLWLVELAKSTKTRPPEDWREKMVHSVLSDINSSAAKIIDSHFMDQTIHILGDFNIPCLVCEHRDFGPQNILVDSESKLGVIDWEFSRLHGIPALDLIFFLTRAGFILRGAPKSITYGDCYREMLDPDTFTGGVFRDCLDYYTSALDIPGSEIPSLRLMTWIVHYFWRMFGDKRYTPEPGHRESSINHWTLTLWKEELSISGLSE